One window of Nocardia nova SH22a genomic DNA carries:
- the fahA gene encoding fumarylacetoacetase: MVRLELRDDDPFGPDNLPYGIFAPAGGGFRAGVRIGTDVLDLAALLEDPAFARPDLNAFLAQGSARWHAVREQLRDLVRKPLPAAVIHPLDSVLLKLPIAIGDYVDFYASIDHATRLGGFLRPNSPPLLPNWRHLPVGYHGRAGSVMVSGTPVIRPCGQLRTDSGTPEFAPSRRLDIEAELGFVVGVGSEHGVPIAVDDCAAHIFGVALVNDWSARDIQSWEGQPLGPFLAKSFATTMSAWITPLAALESAHVPLPEQSPEPLPYLRARADWGLDIDLRVHWNGQEVSAPPYRAMYWSPAQMLAHLTANGAAVRPGDLFASGTISGPAVRQSGSFIELSSNGTEPIDVGGEPRTFLEDGDTVTITATAPGPSGSRTALGEVSGQVQTARTC; the protein is encoded by the coding sequence ATCGTCCGGTTGGAGCTGCGCGACGACGACCCGTTCGGGCCCGACAATCTGCCGTACGGGATATTCGCCCCGGCGGGCGGCGGATTCCGTGCCGGTGTGCGAATCGGTACGGATGTCCTGGATCTCGCTGCGCTGCTGGAAGATCCGGCCTTCGCACGACCGGACCTGAATGCCTTTCTGGCGCAGGGGTCGGCGCGCTGGCACGCGGTGCGGGAACAGCTGCGAGATCTGGTGCGGAAACCGTTGCCCGCGGCGGTGATTCATCCCCTGGATTCGGTGCTGCTGAAACTTCCCATCGCGATCGGCGACTATGTGGATTTCTACGCAAGTATCGACCACGCCACCCGATTGGGCGGATTCCTGCGCCCGAACAGCCCGCCCCTGCTGCCGAATTGGCGGCATCTGCCGGTGGGATATCACGGGCGGGCGGGCAGTGTGATGGTGTCGGGCACTCCGGTCATCCGGCCCTGCGGGCAGCTCCGGACCGATTCGGGCACACCGGAATTCGCTCCGTCGCGGCGGCTCGATATCGAGGCCGAACTCGGATTCGTGGTCGGCGTGGGCTCGGAACACGGCGTGCCGATCGCGGTGGACGACTGTGCGGCGCACATCTTCGGTGTGGCGCTGGTCAACGACTGGTCGGCCCGCGATATCCAGTCCTGGGAGGGCCAGCCGCTGGGACCGTTCCTCGCGAAATCCTTCGCCACGACGATGTCCGCGTGGATCACGCCGCTGGCGGCACTGGAATCCGCCCACGTCCCGCTCCCCGAACAGTCCCCCGAACCACTGCCCTACCTGCGGGCCCGCGCGGACTGGGGATTGGATATCGACCTCCGCGTGCACTGGAACGGACAAGAAGTCAGCGCACCGCCCTATCGCGCGATGTACTGGTCCCCCGCGCAGATGCTGGCCCACCTGACCGCCAACGGCGCCGCCGTCCGCCCCGGAGACCTGTTCGCCTCCGGAACGATCTCCGGACCGGCCGTCCGGCAGAGCGGTTCGTTCATCGAATTGTCCAGCAACGGAACAGAACCCATCGATGTGGGCGGCGAGCCCCGCACCTTCCTGGAGGACGGCGACACCGTCACCATCACCGCCACAGCCCCCGGCCCATCCGGGAGCCGCACAGCTCTGGGCGAGGTGAGCGGACAGGTCCAGACCGCCCGCACCTGCTGA